The Cytobacillus firmus genome segment GTGATGTGGATAATAAAAAACTTGTCGAAATTTTATCCACAGCCCTTTTTTGAGGGGGAATTCTATTCCAATGGACTTGGAATGTAATTGCCTTTTTAGCGGACCAATCATGCCCGTGTCAGGGAAAATTTGCAGTCTCCAAGAAAAGCTTTTACAATGGAGAAATGAGAAAAACGTGGAAAAATGAAATTTTAGGATGACATTCAGGCAAAAAGAAGGTAAACTTTCTGAGTGGGTTCTTTCAGATTTGTAAAAAAGAAAAAGAGAAGCAATGAGAGGAAGCCAGGTTCAAACTACTATTTCTTTGCCATTGAAGGCAGATTGACTTATATGCATAGTTGACAATTTTCTAGTTACATCTATATAATTAGAAAGACTGTCTTTAACAGCAATTCCTCAGGGAGGTGTCATATATGAAAAGAACTTATCAACCAAACAAGCGTAAAAGAAGCAAGGTTCATGGTTTCCGCAGCCGCATGAGCTCTCCGACAGGACGTAACGTTCTAGCTCGCCGCCGCCGCAAAGGAAGAAAAGTATTATCTGCTTAGGCCACTGAAACGTCAGTGGTCTTTTTTTCCATGTAAAGATAAATGTCCAAATTAGATAATGTCTAGCTCCAGCGCCAGCCCCCTCAAGAAGATGCAGGGTGGCCCTAGGCGCTTGCGCTTTTCTGAGTAGGTGATGACATGAAAAAAGAGTTCCGTGTAAAAAAGAATAAAGAATTTCAAGAGGCCTTTAAAAAGGGAAAGTCATTCGCCAACCGCCAATTTGTCGTTTACATCTTGAGAAAAGAGGAGCAGAGTCATTTTCGCATCGGGCTTTCTGTCAGCAAAAAAATTGGCAATGCCGTCATGAGAAACCAGATCAAAAGGTATATCCGCCAGGCATTTTTAGAACTGGAGGAAGAAGTAAAGCCGCAATATGATCTGATCGTCATTGCAAGGAAACCGGTGGCAGAAATGGATTTTCATGAAGTGAAAAAGAGTCTGATCCATGTATTGAAGGTTTCGCGGGTTTTGAATAAACCGGGACTTGGAAATACTAAAAACAAATAATCGTTATCTATCTTTATTATGAAGCACTTCATTTTAAAAGATGTTAAAATAAGATACATATGAGCATGTCCCTCTGGCCGGGGGATGAGCAAATGAAATCCAGACTATTATCAGGAGCAATTAAGGAGGAAAAAACGGTTGAAGAAACGAATATTCCTACTAATCGGTTTAGTGTTTGTGATGGCCCTTTTATCGGGCTGTACAGAAATCAACCAGCCGATTACGTCTGATAGCAAAGGCTTTTGGAACGAGTATATTGTCTACCCGCTTTCGCTGTTTATTATTAAGGTAGCGGAATTTGCAGGCGGCAGCTATGGACTATCGATCATTATGGTGACGATCATTATCCGTCTTGTGATCCTGCCATTAATGATTAAACAAACGAGAAGTTCAAAAGCGATGCAGGCGATTCAGCCAGAAATGCAGAAGCTTCGTGAAAAATACAGCTCGAAAGACCAGAAAACCCAGCAGAAGCTGCAGCAGGAAACAATGGCTTTATTCCAAAAGCACGGCGTTAATCCGCTTGCAGGATGTTTCCCGCTAGTGATTCAAATGCCGATCCTGATCGGTTTCTACCATGCAATTACACGTACGCGCGAAATTGCAAACCATAATTTCCTTTGGTTTGACCTTGGTTCTCCGGATCCAATTTACTTATTGCCTTTAATTGCAGGTGTGACAACGTTCATTCAGCAGAAAATGATGATGGCAGGCACGCAGCACACAGGGCAAATGGCTGCACAAATGAAAATGATGCTTTATCTAATGCCGATTATGATCGTTGTTTTTGCCATTAACTTCCCGGCAGCTCTTTCTTTATACTGGGTAGTGGGTAATATCTTCATGATCATTCAAACGTATTTCATTAAAGGTCCGGACCTGAAAGCTGCAGCGGCCGGAAATGCAGGAGGAGCCAAAAAGTGAAACAAGTAACTGCTACAGGACAAACCGTCAAGGAAGCAGTAGAGTCAGCTTTAGCTCAATTAAACACAACAGAAGACCGCTTAGAGATTACTATTGTTGATGAAGGTAAAAAAGGCGTTTTCGGGATTTTCGGATCCCGGCCGGCCGTGGTGAAAGCTGTGAAAAAGCCTGATCCGATTGAGGAAGCGGAAAAATTCCTTAAAGATGTCAGTGCAAAAATGGGCGTGCCCATCGAAATTGAAACATTACGTGAGGGAAAAAATGTTCAATTTATCTTATCCGGCGAAAAGATAGCTCTTTTAATCGGAAAAAGAGGGCAAACGCTCAATTCTCTCCAGTATTTGACACAGCTGGTCATCAACCGCTATGCCGAGCAGTACTTAAATGTGGTGGTCGATGCAGAGGATTACCGGAAAAGACGCCAGGATACCCTGATTCAACTGGCTGAAAGGCTTGCTCAAAAAGCTTTGAAGACGGGAAAAGAAATTGCGCTGGAGCCTATGCCTTCCTATGAACGCAAAGTGATCCATACCGCTCTCGTAAATAATAAGCGAATCAAAACCTATTCGGATGGCAATGACCCGCATCGCCATATCGTCATTGCACCAGCCAGAACAAGATAGCAAGAAAAGCGGAAGCGCCTTGTCCACCCCCGACAAGCACAAGACGAGCCTCCCGGAAAGGCGTTCTTTGCCTTTTGGGAGGATTGGCTTGTGACCTCGAGGGGGTAGGCGCTGTAGCTGGACAGTTATCAACGTCCAAAACATAAATTACTCATTACGCAAAATCCCAATCCATTCCGGATTGGGATTTTTTTGTCGTTCTCCGTCAAAGCCCTGCAAATTATTAAATCTCAATTGGTTTTATTGTTATTCACATGTGGATAAGTTAAAATAGAGCATATTAATTATGAGACGTGTGGATAATTTTTTCGCTCGCTGACATGAAGCGGGATGTTGATAAGTAACATGCTGAACTGATGGACAAGCCGGAAATGCGGCTGATATGCTTTTCTAAAAAAAAGCCTTGTGATATTCTATTAATTTGGGGAATCGAAAGCAGGATTCATTTTTTATATAGATGGAAGTAAGAAGAAAAGAGAGGTGAATGAATTGGAATTCGATACAATCGCTGCGATATCTACGCCGATGGGAGAAGGAGCCATTGCCATTGTCCGCCTGAGCGGGGATCAGGCATTTGACATTGCGGACCTTCTTTTCAGAGGGGTAGGAGGCAAGCGGCTGAAGAATGTGGCGTCCCATACCATTCATTATGGACATATTGTTGACCCGAAAACTGAAGAGATTGCTGAAGAAGTGATGGTTTCAGCTATGAAGGGACCGAAAACCTTTACGAAGGAAGATGTCATAGAAATCAACTGCCATGGCGGACTGGTTTCCGTGAATCGCGTGCTGCAGCTTTTGCTGAATAATGGTGCAAGGCTTGCTGAGCCGGGTGAATTTACAAAGCGCGCCTTCTTGAACGGACGGATTGATTTATCACAGGCAGAAGCGGTCATGGATCTGATTCGCGCCAAGACGGACCGGGCAATGAACGTGGCACTTGGCCAGATGGAAGGAAGGCTGTCAAAGCTTATTGGGAAGCTTCGGCAGGAAATTCTGGAGATCCTGGCTCACGTGGAAGTCAATATCGACTATCCGGAATACGATGATGTCGAGGAAATGACCCATCATATGCTGATGGAGAAGGCTTCCTATGTAAAGAAAGAGATCGAAAAGCTCCTTCAAACCTCACAGCAGGGGAAAATACTGCGTGAAGGACTTTCCACGGTCATCGTTGGACGGCCAAACGTTGGGAAATCTTCCTTATTGAATAGCCTTGTTCACGAAAATAAGGCGATTGTGACTGATATACCGGGCACCACCCGTGATGTTATTGAAGAATATGTGAATGTCAGAGGAGTGCCGCTCCGTCTGGTGGATACAGCCGGCATTCGTGAAACGGAAGATATCGTCGAACGGATCGGTGTCGAAAAATCGAGACAGGTTTTAAAGGAAGCAGATTTAATTTTGCTCGTGCTCAATTACTCGGATGAATTGACGTCTGAGGATGAAAATATATTTAAAGCGGTCGAAGGCATGGACGTTATTGTGATTGTCAATAAAACCGACCTTAATCAAAAGATCGACATGAATCGCGTCCGCGAG includes the following:
- the rpmH gene encoding 50S ribosomal protein L34 produces the protein MKRTYQPNKRKRSKVHGFRSRMSSPTGRNVLARRRRKGRKVLSA
- the rnpA gene encoding ribonuclease P protein component is translated as MKKEFRVKKNKEFQEAFKKGKSFANRQFVVYILRKEEQSHFRIGLSVSKKIGNAVMRNQIKRYIRQAFLELEEEVKPQYDLIVIARKPVAEMDFHEVKKSLIHVLKVSRVLNKPGLGNTKNK
- the spoIIIJ gene encoding YidC family membrane integrase SpoIIIJ, with the protein product MKKRIFLLIGLVFVMALLSGCTEINQPITSDSKGFWNEYIVYPLSLFIIKVAEFAGGSYGLSIIMVTIIIRLVILPLMIKQTRSSKAMQAIQPEMQKLREKYSSKDQKTQQKLQQETMALFQKHGVNPLAGCFPLVIQMPILIGFYHAITRTREIANHNFLWFDLGSPDPIYLLPLIAGVTTFIQQKMMMAGTQHTGQMAAQMKMMLYLMPIMIVVFAINFPAALSLYWVVGNIFMIIQTYFIKGPDLKAAAAGNAGGAKK
- the jag gene encoding RNA-binding cell elongation regulator Jag/EloR; this translates as MKQVTATGQTVKEAVESALAQLNTTEDRLEITIVDEGKKGVFGIFGSRPAVVKAVKKPDPIEEAEKFLKDVSAKMGVPIEIETLREGKNVQFILSGEKIALLIGKRGQTLNSLQYLTQLVINRYAEQYLNVVVDAEDYRKRRQDTLIQLAERLAQKALKTGKEIALEPMPSYERKVIHTALVNNKRIKTYSDGNDPHRHIVIAPARTR
- the mnmE gene encoding tRNA uridine-5-carboxymethylaminomethyl(34) synthesis GTPase MnmE, translating into MEFDTIAAISTPMGEGAIAIVRLSGDQAFDIADLLFRGVGGKRLKNVASHTIHYGHIVDPKTEEIAEEVMVSAMKGPKTFTKEDVIEINCHGGLVSVNRVLQLLLNNGARLAEPGEFTKRAFLNGRIDLSQAEAVMDLIRAKTDRAMNVALGQMEGRLSKLIGKLRQEILEILAHVEVNIDYPEYDDVEEMTHHMLMEKASYVKKEIEKLLQTSQQGKILREGLSTVIVGRPNVGKSSLLNSLVHENKAIVTDIPGTTRDVIEEYVNVRGVPLRLVDTAGIRETEDIVERIGVEKSRQVLKEADLILLVLNYSDELTSEDENIFKAVEGMDVIVIVNKTDLNQKIDMNRVRELSKHHKLVTTSLLEDQGVDDLEEAIASLFFAGSIEAGDMTYVSNTRHIALLNQAQNAIDEAMQGVEMGTPIDIVQIDLTRTWELLGEIIGESVHESLIDQLFSQFCLGK